One Lytechinus pictus isolate F3 Inbred chromosome 11, Lp3.0, whole genome shotgun sequence genomic window, ATTGTTAGCCAGGTCAAGATGGCATAGGTGGTGTTTTCCATGAAGAATGGACAGACAAGACAGTATGCATTCATTTTGCCCCCATCGAGCACAAGGCCAATGTGTTGACCTATCTACTTTgactacaaaaaatattgataggcCTACTACAAAACATTATCTGTCTCTTAAATTCCAGGTATGTGTTAAAATTGACACAGGTACAATCTACATTCCTTTTAACAAAGTACAACAATTTTGTTGTCTATACTATATTGACTCTCgatgtattttgaatttttttctaattttgcctGTGTTCCATCTGAAACtgcgataattttttttattaaattctcCCAAAATAAGGGCCAGATTGCACCAGGAAGCATCTAGGACCCCGACCGCAAAGgtcttcgcgcttcgcgcacaattttttgttctaagtatccacttcaccctagccctttcaggtttatttcgagtctcatctggccctgtaaagaaaaagtttgagaacccctgcaaTAGGGTATCGAACAATCCTCATTCATTGGGAGATGGATCGTGTTATGACTCACTCGTCATCGAGACCGCAAAGTGTTGGCTTTTTTAGCTTGtacaaattgtttctttttggCTGGGTCGGTTTTGGAGTAAACACAAATCTTACCTCCTAATGCACCTACTGCTGGTCCAGCCAAACCTTCTACAAATATGAATATGGAGAGGGTCTTGACGTCCACTTTAGGGTCTACTATCTCCCGATGAAAGACATAAAATAAGGTGGTGGAAACGCCAGTTCCTATCCCGAAGAGCGCGCTGGCAGTAGCTCGTAGAGGAAACAGTTGCAATAGATACATCCCTTCaaagagcaagaaaaaaaaactgtttgtAGCTCATTTTCTCCAGATAAACTGTGTAAATTGGGGCTCTCGTTAATATTTAAAGATTTTGTATTAAATCATAAGATTTGGAACCACGGTTGAGCACCAAGCTAGGCCGGAAATCCGAGGTAAAGGCAAGGCCATGGCCAGACTGTGCGAGCCAAAGACAAAGCCAATGACCTCAGACGTCCGAGACAAATACCATAGCCAATATCAAGACAGCCGTGACCAAGGACAAGCCCGAGGTCCCAAATTGTCCTCGAGGCCAAGGTCGGGCTCAAGGGCCCGATTTCTCAAAGGTTGGCTAAGACTTAACTAGGGCTAAATTAGGCCCATGGGCTCACTATCCCCTTTGTACTAATTTAGTCCACCGAGCATTTTGCAAAGCGTAGGCTAAGTAGCTTCATGTGGTTTGGCCCACCTTCGAGAAATGCAAAATTTAGCCTCCGTAGGGCAATGCAATCAAATGACGCGTTTTAGGCCATGGACCAAGTAAGTCCACCTTCGGGAATTCGGGCCAAGGAGCACAATGCTGCGTAGAACATTGAAAATTAATCACGATACCTGGAATTCATCGTAACACCGTTCACAAAACATCTACCCAGAGGCAGTACCTCTCCGTAATTATTCTATCTCAAAATATTTACCCATGATGGACACGAACGCCAGGATCGCAGCCAGAATGATCAGTTGTGCAGGAGAGATCCCCCTCGAGACAAACAAGCTATAAGACACCCGGCCTATGAGACTGAACGCAGCGAAGACAGAGAGAGCTGCTGCAATATTCTTTAAATCTACTCCGAATTCCTTGAACGAAGTGGAGACATGGACTAAGAATATACTGTACCCTACCGTTGTGGAGAACATGGAAAGTGTGTAGATGACAAAGGTGTGGTAGTTCCCAGCAATCGCACTCTGTAAGCATCTACAGTTTTGATTTGATTCCACTCCTGACACCATTATTCTATCCGTGTTGCATACGTGTATTGTCGATGGTTGGTCGAGGTTGAGGCTCTTTTGATCGGGATTACCATCAAGTGGATCTTCGACAGCGGTGAATGCATtgttcttacatgtatatccccCTTCAGGTACTTCAACATGTCTTGTTTCCGGGGTAGAGAGTGCATTATTCTCTACAAGATCGGACCTACTGATCGTATGATCTTCAGCATTATTTTCTGCTGAAGCATGCAAATCATAATCGATTCTATCGACACTACCTTCCTCGACCTCAACATTGCGCTGTGCATCGCCATTACACCCAGGGTCAGCACTGCCCGACGGATCGTTACAATCCAACAACATTCCATTCCTCGTTCTGATATCCTGCTGGCTATCTCTAACCGGTCGGTTACTTGCTTTGTCGCCAACCTCTGTTTCCACATCGCCCTCTCGAGTCCTAGGTGACTTCGTCAGTGCACCCATGAGGACCGTATGAAACATGATCCCTGATGCAATAAAGCACGTACCACGCCAGCTGTAGGTGAGGCTTAGGGCCTCCAGGATAGGTGGAAAGACGAAGAGTCCTCAGCTGTAACCGGAAGTGACCATACCGTGGGCCAGGGCGTAGTGACGGTGAAAGTTCCGACGTATTAGCAGCACAGTTGATGCATAGACAGTTGCTTGCATAGTAGCTACATggcaaaagagagaaaaaagtgaaaatatgtcATTCTCcctaaatgtgattataaatatattttcaaaactccgAAACGTCAGTCTGTCGCCTCATTCGTAAGTATTTATAGGCTCGGAACTTTAATTTAACTAACAATGTTAGTCAGTTAAGCCCAATGAACGCGTTGACCCACCACAAAATAGTCCAAGCCGAAGTTATTGGCAACCATGCCAATATTATAGCACAAACGAATAATCTATATAGCTTGTGGAAATACAAGctgtccaattttttttttaccattgtcTTCTGCAAAGTTCTGTGTAGGAGTCATCTATTTCCTGTATGCAAGCGGATGATAGTAACCCTCATCATGTTTGAATTTTTGTTTTCGTTGGATATTTGTAACGTTTTCTTTTTGTGAAACCTTGAGCAACTTTGTGTATGTGCGTTACGTATGCAAACTTGCAAAATCACTGAAATTGAGCATTCGTTACACAGTGAGCTACTGTACTACTAGTATTAGATAAGTTACATGTGAAATGAACGAGAGTATTAATGGTACCCATTAAGAAACAAATATTTGCTGCTACTTACATGTTACTGCTCCGATTCCAATCCCCACCAGTGATATGTGGTTTGCCTGGGAGAGAAGCAGAACTCCGGAAGCAGCAAAAGCCCCGGATGCCATCAAAATTGGTCGTGTTCCGAACTTGGATGTGAAATAGGCAGCGACAGGAGCTGATGGAATATAAAACAGATAAACTATTCTGAAACTTTTCGCAGGGTTCTAAAGCTCTTAGGGGATGTGGTGCTGCATGACTCTTTTGCCTTAATATTAGGCTTCATGCCCATCCCTCGAAACATGCAAAGCAACTTGGacaccaatattttttctcaaatttttacTGCTTTCGCTGTTGCTCACCTCTTGTGGGCAATATGTAACCAAAGTGCATCGCCAATTCTGGATTTCATCAACTGTGTAGATTTTCACATGCTTACCTACGCAGAAGTCCCACTTGCGTAATAAAGGAGTAAAAACAAAGAATTTGATTATCTGTGTAATGAAATGACAACCATTCTTTTCTTCCGATACCTTGAATAAACATAGGAAGTTTCAGTCATGTCTACATAACCACTTCTCGGCTTTGTGGGATTTTGCCCAactttggaaataaagactCGTATACCAGAAAGCAAACCCTGTGTCATATCTGCTATTCTCAATTATAATGCTGCAGGTTTAAAAGAGGACAGCTTTCCATTGTCTATTCTTTCAACTTCTGACACACTTTTCATGCTGAAGTCTAAGTAGCAATTATCTCTTTAAATCTAGTTCCTGTCTGTTACTTATCTTTACAACTTTATCGGAGGGAAGGTATGAAAACTATATTTGCTGACTGCTTCTTTGTTACAAAAGAGCTTTAAGGCAATCTAAAGTGGCGATTCtagtgtttgttttatttttattgtccactttctttaaatatatattctgttcCTAAGGCATGATTTCAGAAACCAATGGATATATTCAAATTGCATGCTTGAAAGCATATGGTGTATGGATGTACCATTGGCCCTACTAAGAAGGAGTCGTATGTCCATATATATCCCCCACGAATCCAATGTACAGATATACGAGTGTAGGCCCTATAGAGGCTACACACACCTAAAGATTGGTCGAgatctgatttttttcaataaaacattAAACAAATTTGATGCGAATATTGAGACATAGAACACCTTAGTGTgtaagattttttaaatcatcgtacgaatacttATGTTCAGATATGTGACTATGCATATGCATGCTATACTTTCATTAGAATAACAGCGATTGAATATTTTGTCGAAACTACGTCATAACAATCGTAAGGATGGAAACCAACTGTGTcccttaagcccctttcacaattgacgtacgaccatttgcgaccttttggtcgtgcgtcaggctgcaacaggcatcaatcgctagtcatctcataagatcacacagaggctttcacagttgcaacagctgtcgtacaacaaaaacaaccagtaaaccccgttgcacgagtaagtcgcatatgctcttattgtgctcgtgcgatcacatgcgagtgttgcacgagggattgcgagtggaacggtcgcatacatgcgaatgaaacggtagtgcaatgttgtaagccgttgcgatcggtcttgcaacagtcttatggcccatagtattatcgcaaccagtcgcaagacaggtctctgtaaaTGTAGGTCGCTttcacatgtgcaagtgttgtacgacctccagtcaagtaaatgcgactacttagtcgtaccacctctcgcaccaagtcgtacaacgttgaacaacactcgcacgatgatcgcccgagcgatggtacgaccccgggtacggcctgatgcgagtgaatcgatcgtatttgatcgcgttcggattttgaacatgttcaaagttcagatgtgaccagtcacgaccacctcgagttcgtgcgaccgtctacaacgactgcgagtgctcgcaagacaccaagagatcgatcgtgcaacaacaagaaaaaactgttgcaggcggtcgtaaactggtcggacgtcaattgtgaaaggggctgaacggtcgcatacaagcgaatgcaacggtagtggaatgttgtaagccgtaatttcgatcgatcttgcaacagtcttatattatcgcacccagtcgcaagactggtctctgtaggtctccagcacattggaagtgttgtacgacctccagtcgactaaatgcgactatacttagttgtgccacctctcgcaccaagtcgtacaacgttgaacaacactaacACGAtggtcgcccgaccgatggtacgacctgttgcgagtgaatcaatcgtatttgatcgcgtttggattttgaacatgttcaaagttcagatgcgaccagtcacgatcacatccgaccacctcgagtttgtacgatcgtctacaacgactgcgagtgctcgcaagacaccaagggatcgatcgtgcaacaacaagaaaaaattgttgcaggtggtcgtaaacaggtcgtacgtcaattgtgaaaggggcttaaagcccctttcacaattgacgtacgaccatttgcgaccttttggtcgtgcgacaggctgcaacaggcatcaatcgctagtcatctcatataatcgcacagaggctttcacagttgcaacagctgtcgtacaacaaaaacaaccagtaaaccccgttgcaagagtaagtcgcatatgctcttattgtgctcgtgcgatcacatgcgagtgttgcacgagggattgcgagtggaacggtcgcatacatgcgaatgaaatggtagggcaatgttgtaagccgttgcgatcggtcttgcaacagtcttatggccaatattattatcgcaaccagtcgcaagacaggtctctgtatatgtaggtcgcttgcacatgtgcaagtgttgcacgacctccagtcaagtaaatgcgactacttagttgtgccacctctcgcaccaagtcgtacaacgttgaacaacactcgcacgatgatcgcccgaccgatggtacgaccccgggtacggcctgatgcgagtgaatcgatcgtatttgatcgcgttcggattttgaacatgttcaaagttcagatgtgaccagccacgaccacctcgagttcgtgcgaccgtctacaacgactgcgagtgctcgcaagacaccaagagatcgatcgtgcaacaacaagaaaaaactgttgcaggcggtcgtaaactggtcggacgtcaattgtgaaaggggctgaacggtcgcatacatgcgaatgcaacggtagtggaatgtagtaagccgtaatttcgatcggtcttgcaacagtctcatattatcgcacccagtcgcaagactggtctctgtaggtctccagcacatgtgcaagtgttgtacgacctccagtcgactaaatgcgactatacttagttgtgccacctctcgcaccaagtcgtacaacgttgaacaacactcacacgatgatcgcccgaccgatggtacggcctgttgcgagtgaatcaatcgtatttgatcgcgtttggattttgaacatgttcaaagttcagatgcgaccagtcacgatcacctccgaccacctcgagtttgtgcgatcgtctacaacgactgcgagtgctcgcaagacaccaagggatcgatcgtgcaacaacaagaaaaaactgttgcaggtggtcgtaaacaggtcgtacgtcaattgtgaaaggggctttactcCAAAAGGCTTTCAATAAGCCAAACCTATTTTATATTCTTACAGTCAAATTGAACCTGAAATAAAAAGattcttttcattcatcatgttcacattttcagaaaataatcaaaatgcgatttgATCCAAATCGAATCGTGGAACAGGTGGGCGGAGGCCTTTAGGGGATGAATAAGCACCGGCATGCTACACTCACACCATTGTAACCGACCCCAGACCGATAAAAGTTATTACGTTATTTTGAATGGTGTATCTTCGGTttgtttggagtcggtttcatagGTGTGACTGTAGCACTAATCAGGAATGTGATACTCTGTAGGATATAGGCCAGGGGACGATCCCCAAAATCCCGGTCAAACATTGGGTGACAAATCGcaataacaaatattttgttacaaAGTAAAATTTCTTTGGCAAGGCAACAAAAGCGTCCAATTGTTTATTAATACTAGattgcatgcataatacgtacTGAAAAAATGACCAAATTGAAGGTGAACATGTTCCAATCGACATTAAAtagtaaaaatacaaattttggctGAGCCTCTCCTTGAATTTTAGTTTATATTTTCCGATATATTCACTAATGAAATTGTCACTTCGACCAACCCTTTAAAATTTTTGTGTGTAAGTGTGTGCCTTTTACTGGTGCAGTGTTTTTCCTTCGATATGtaagaccttcatttttttatttacagtcacttgatgataatgatgacgatggtgtAATGAGAATGACGatggtgataattatgatgattataacgatgatggtgatgaatccTATATTACTTAGTTTAACACAAAGAAGCAACAAACATCTcatttcaggaaaaaaatatttatccaATTAACAATACCAAACCAATCATTTGAATATATACGATTAAAAGATGATTacatatttttgaagaaaaaaaagtatacatGTAATCGATAATTACTCATGGCACCAAGCATGAAAGGGTCGATGGAAAATATCCATCCCATCAAGGTAGCGCTACTTTCGAACTCGAATATGAAGTCGGGCATGAAGATGGTGATTGCCCGAAAGCATCCATTGGTGAAAGCAATGGCGAAGAATCCGCAAACCACAAGCAGCCACGACGAACTACATTTGGGGAATGCGCTGCAGGATAACCATCTCCGACGTCTTCGGCGTTGAGATCGCCgtttaaagcccctttcacaattgacgtacgacctgttcacgaccacctgcaacaattttttcttgttgttgcacgatcgatcccttggtgtcttgcgagcactcgcagttgttgtagacgatcgcacaaactcgaggtggtcggaggtgatcgtgactggtcgcatctgaactttgaacatgttcaaaatccaaacgcgatcaaatacgattgattcactcgcaacaggtcgtaccatcggtcgggcgaccaTCGTgttagtgttgttcaacgttgtacgacttggtgcgagaggtgacacaactaagtatagtcgcatttagtcgactggaggtcgtacaacacttgcacaggtgctggagacctacagagaccagtcttgcgactgggtgcgataatataagactgttgcaagatcgatcgaaattacggcttacaacattccactaccgttgcattcgcttgtatgcgaccgttcagcccctttcacaattgacgtccgaccagtttacgaccgcctgcaacagttttttcttgttgttgcacgatcgatctcttggtgtcttgcgagcactcgcagtcgttgtagacggtcgcacgaactcgaggtggtcgtgactggtcacatctgaactttgaacatgttcaaaatccgaacgcgatcaaatacgatcgattcactcgcaccaggccgtacccggggtcgtaccatcgctcgggcgatcatcgtgcgagtgttgttcaacgttgtacgacttggtgcgagaggtggcacaactaagtagtcgcatttacttgactggaggtcgtacaacacttgcatatgtgcaagcgacctacatgtacagagacctgtcttgcgactggttgcgataataatatg contains:
- the LOC129272018 gene encoding uncharacterized protein LOC129272018 → MFHTVLMGALTKSPRTREGDVETEVGDKASNRPVRDSQQDIRTRNGMLLDCNDPSGSADPGCNGDAQRNVEVEEGSVDRIDYDLHASAENNAEDHTISRSDLVENNALSTPETRHVEVPEGGYTCKNNAFTAVEDPLDGNPDQKSLNLDQPSTIHVCNTDRIMVSGVESNQNCRCLQSAIAGNYHTFVIYTLSMFSTTVGYSIFLVHVSTSFKEFGVDLKNIAAALSVFAAFSLIGRVSYSLFVSRGISPAQLIILAAILAFVSIMGMYLLQLFPLRATASALFGIGTGVSTTLFYVFHREIVDPKVDVKTLSIFIFVEGLAGPAVGALGGKICVYSKTDPAKKKQFVQAKKANTLRSR